One window from the genome of Bartonella sp. WD16.2 encodes:
- a CDS encoding cell division protein FtsQ/DivIB has protein sequence MDSGGRVVYALNVDRINILMVQSVPVLPRLYRRFRRFIFQFVASIYVPRHFGSFAVLSFFSLSALYGISSNGQMDSIVKAAPLNFGFVVTDVDMNGNKRLARQDILKILGLDAYPSIISFDVNKARFILEQQVWIQSADVQKIYPNRVRISLIEREPYAIWQHDGIMDIVDHTGCVIAPFQAGLVQNLPLVVGQGAQSAAKLFIQELSLYPQLSNRIRAYVRVGDRRWDIVLDNGMRIMLPEKGAIKSLSSLIKTGTAQDLFVRDVLSVDLRLSDRITISLSDEALERHRAVIAEEERVLKAEGV, from the coding sequence ATGGATAGCGGAGGACGCGTCGTGTATGCGTTGAATGTTGATAGAATAAATATTCTGATGGTGCAATCAGTGCCAGTTTTACCGCGTCTTTATCGTCGGTTTCGTCGGTTTATATTTCAGTTTGTTGCCAGTATTTATGTGCCTCGTCATTTTGGTTCTTTTGCCGTTTTATCTTTTTTCTCTCTTTCGGCACTTTATGGAATTTCGTCTAATGGTCAGATGGATAGTATTGTAAAAGCTGCACCATTGAATTTTGGTTTTGTAGTAACTGATGTCGATATGAACGGTAATAAGCGTTTGGCGAGACAAGATATTTTGAAAATTTTAGGGCTTGATGCTTATCCATCAATTATCAGTTTTGATGTTAATAAAGCACGCTTTATTTTAGAACAGCAGGTTTGGATTCAATCGGCTGATGTTCAAAAGATTTATCCTAATCGGGTGCGTATTTCACTGATAGAACGTGAACCATATGCCATTTGGCAACATGATGGTATAATGGATATTGTTGATCATACAGGGTGTGTGATTGCTCCATTTCAGGCAGGTTTAGTTCAGAATTTGCCTCTTGTGGTTGGTCAAGGTGCGCAAAGTGCAGCAAAATTATTTATTCAAGAACTTTCATTATATCCACAGTTGAGCAATCGTATCCGTGCTTATGTGCGTGTGGGCGATCGGCGTTGGGATATTGTTCTAGATAATGGAATGCGTATTATGCTTCCTGAAAAAGGAGCTATTAAAAGCCTTTCTTCTCTTATTAAAACAGGTACAGCACAGGATCTTTTTGTACGCGATGTTTTAAGTGTTGATTTGCGTCTTTCTGATCGGATAACGATTTCTTTGTCGGATGAAGCATTAGAACGTCATCGTGCTGTTATAGCTGAAGAAGAGCGCGTCTTGAAGGCGGAGGGGGTATAA
- a CDS encoding D-alanine--D-alanine ligase, producing the protein MKDRRIAVLMGGFSSERSVSLSSGTACADALEKQGYNVIRVDVDEHIAAVLVQLQPDIVFNALHGPFGEDGCIQGILEYLKIPYTHSGVMASALAMDKGRAKIIAASASVHVAPSCVMNRFVIGREHPMEPPYVIKPVREGSSFGVVIVSGDETLPLRNIMSTEWVYGDEVIVEKYIPGRELTCAVLGDEVLDVCEIVPDKHFQFYDYDSKYTPGGSLHICPAQLSLNIYQKVQRMSLAAHQAIGCRGVSRSDFRFVEETEELVWLEINTQPGMTPVSLVPDIAKASGRTYGDIVKWIAEDASCMR; encoded by the coding sequence ATGAAGGATAGGCGTATAGCTGTGTTGATGGGTGGATTTTCATCTGAGCGCTCTGTAAGCTTATCTTCAGGTACTGCTTGTGCTGATGCTCTTGAAAAGCAGGGTTATAATGTAATTCGTGTGGATGTTGATGAACACATTGCTGCTGTTCTTGTGCAATTACAGCCAGATATTGTTTTTAATGCATTACATGGACCGTTTGGTGAAGATGGTTGTATTCAAGGTATTCTTGAATATTTAAAAATTCCTTATACTCATTCTGGAGTGATGGCATCAGCTTTGGCAATGGATAAAGGACGTGCGAAAATCATTGCTGCTAGCGCTAGTGTACATGTTGCTCCTTCTTGTGTGATGAACCGCTTTGTCATAGGGCGAGAACATCCTATGGAGCCACCCTATGTCATTAAGCCAGTGCGTGAAGGGTCAAGTTTTGGTGTGGTGATTGTAAGTGGTGATGAGACTTTGCCATTGCGTAATATTATGAGTACTGAATGGGTTTATGGAGATGAAGTGATTGTTGAAAAATACATTCCTGGGCGTGAACTTACTTGCGCAGTTTTAGGGGATGAGGTTTTGGATGTTTGTGAAATTGTGCCTGATAAACATTTTCAATTTTATGATTATGACTCAAAATATACACCTGGTGGTTCTCTTCATATTTGTCCTGCACAACTTTCATTAAATATTTACCAAAAAGTGCAAAGAATGTCTTTGGCAGCACATCAAGCTATAGGTTGTCGAGGTGTTAGCCGTTCAGATTTTCGTTTTGTTGAGGAGACAGAGGAGCTGGTTTGGCTAGAAATTAATACGCAGCCTGGTATGACACCGGTTTCTCTTGTTCCTGATATAGCAAAAGCGAGTGGCCGTACTTACGGTGATATTGTTAAATGGATAGCGGAGGACGCGTCGTGTATGCGTTGA
- the murB gene encoding UDP-N-acetylmuramate dehydrogenase, with product MVNFQPIDGETLLAQLQPALKNIRGKFTPNIEMRKVTWFRTGGLAELFYQPSDEEDLALFLQVLPESIPITIVGIGSNLLVRDGGIPGVVIRLSAKGFGQLKQVSPKCLLVGAATADKHLAAAALEAELSGFHFYYGIPGNLGGALKMNAGANGIETAERVVEVYALDRKGERHVLSLSDMHYSYRHCNISEELIFTAAMLEGNPGNKDNIHAAMNEVVLHREKVQPVREKTGGSTFRNPKGTSAWRVIDEAGCRGLQVGGAQMSKMHCNFMINTGEATGYDLEQLGETVRARVFAHSAYYLEWEIQRLGQFEQDHIVPSFDQFY from the coding sequence ATGGTAAATTTTCAACCAATTGATGGTGAAACGCTGTTAGCACAATTACAGCCGGCGTTAAAAAACATCCGGGGTAAATTTACTCCCAATATTGAGATGCGTAAGGTGACATGGTTTCGTACTGGTGGATTAGCTGAACTTTTTTATCAGCCTTCTGATGAAGAAGATTTAGCTTTGTTTCTTCAAGTGCTACCGGAATCTATTCCTATAACGATTGTGGGGATTGGTTCTAATCTTCTTGTACGTGATGGGGGGATTCCTGGGGTTGTTATTCGTCTTTCAGCAAAAGGTTTTGGACAATTAAAGCAAGTTTCTCCAAAGTGCCTTCTCGTTGGTGCTGCTACGGCTGATAAACATTTAGCAGCAGCGGCTTTAGAGGCTGAGCTTTCTGGTTTTCATTTTTATTATGGTATTCCTGGTAATTTGGGTGGGGCATTAAAAATGAATGCAGGGGCTAATGGTATTGAAACAGCTGAGCGCGTTGTTGAGGTTTATGCCCTTGATCGTAAGGGTGAGCGCCATGTTTTGAGTTTGAGTGATATGCATTATTCGTATCGTCATTGTAATATTTCTGAAGAGCTTATTTTTACTGCTGCTATGTTGGAAGGAAATCCAGGAAATAAAGATAATATTCACGCTGCTATGAATGAAGTTGTTTTACATCGAGAAAAGGTACAACCTGTTCGTGAGAAAACAGGTGGGTCAACTTTTCGTAACCCTAAAGGTACATCTGCATGGCGCGTTATTGATGAAGCTGGGTGTCGTGGTTTACAGGTTGGTGGCGCTCAAATGAGTAAGATGCATTGTAATTTTATGATTAATACAGGTGAAGCTACAGGCTATGATCTTGAACAGTTGGGTGAAACTGTCCGTGCTCGTGTTTTTGCTCATTCAGCCTATTATTTAGAATGGGAAATACAACGCCTTGGACAATTTGAACAAGACCATATCGTTCCTTCTTTTGATCAGTTTTATTGA
- the murC gene encoding UDP-N-acetylmuramate--L-alanine ligase — MKMPLDIGIIHFIGIGGIGMSGIAEVLHNLGYKVQGSDQTNNANVERLRGKGINIHIGHCAENLEAAKVVVISTAIKKTNPEYIAAKEKHLPIVRRAEMLAELMRFRRAIAVGGTHGKTTTTSMVAALLDASNFDPMVINGGIINAYGTNARMGCGDWMVVEADESDGTFLKLPADIVVVTNIDSEHLDYYGSFDAVREAFRQFVENVPFYGFAVMCIDHPEVQTLASRIDDRWVVTYGANPQADVRFLNLSMEGQKAYFDVLIRSRKTNEETELRNLVLPMSGQHNISNATAAIAIAHELGISNESIKKGLAEFCGVKRRFTQTGSWRGIEIFDDYGHHPVEIKAVLSAARESTKGRVIAIVQPHRYSRLHNLFDDFITCFNDADTVMIAPVYAAGEEPIAGFGSKELVEHIQMASHRDVRLVNTLEDITLIIAALANPGDYVVFLGAGSITQWAYALPKQLAELNKNGKFSTN; from the coding sequence ATGAAAATGCCACTTGATATTGGCATTATCCACTTTATAGGTATTGGGGGTATTGGTATGAGTGGAATTGCTGAGGTTCTTCATAATCTTGGTTATAAAGTTCAAGGATCCGATCAAACGAATAATGCAAATGTAGAGCGTTTACGGGGTAAAGGGATTAACATTCATATAGGTCATTGTGCTGAAAATTTAGAAGCTGCAAAAGTTGTTGTTATTTCTACTGCTATAAAAAAAACAAATCCTGAATATATTGCTGCTAAAGAAAAACATTTACCAATTGTTAGACGTGCAGAAATGTTAGCCGAGTTGATGCGTTTTCGCCGGGCGATAGCTGTTGGTGGTACACATGGTAAGACAACCACTACATCAATGGTAGCGGCGCTTCTTGACGCTAGTAATTTTGATCCGATGGTAATTAATGGTGGCATTATTAATGCTTATGGAACCAATGCACGTATGGGCTGTGGAGATTGGATGGTGGTTGAAGCTGATGAAAGTGATGGTACATTTTTAAAATTGCCTGCTGATATTGTTGTTGTCACCAATATTGACTCTGAACATCTGGATTATTATGGCAGTTTTGATGCTGTGCGTGAGGCTTTTCGGCAATTCGTAGAGAATGTACCTTTTTATGGTTTTGCTGTTATGTGTATTGATCATCCGGAAGTTCAAACATTGGCCAGTCGTATTGATGATCGTTGGGTAGTAACTTATGGTGCTAATCCGCAAGCTGATGTGCGTTTTCTTAATCTTTCGATGGAAGGTCAAAAGGCGTATTTTGACGTTCTCATTCGATCCCGGAAAACAAATGAAGAAACTGAACTGAGAAACTTGGTTTTGCCGATGTCAGGGCAACATAATATTTCTAATGCTACTGCGGCGATTGCTATTGCACATGAGCTTGGTATTTCAAATGAATCTATCAAAAAAGGGTTAGCAGAATTTTGTGGGGTAAAACGGCGTTTTACACAAACGGGAAGTTGGCGTGGTATTGAAATATTTGATGATTATGGGCATCATCCGGTTGAAATAAAAGCTGTTTTAAGTGCAGCTCGTGAAAGTACAAAAGGACGGGTTATTGCGATTGTACAACCCCACCGTTATTCACGTTTGCATAATTTATTTGACGATTTTATTACTTGTTTTAATGATGCTGATACAGTAATGATTGCGCCGGTTTATGCAGCTGGTGAAGAACCAATTGCTGGTTTTGGTTCTAAAGAATTGGTTGAGCATATTCAAATGGCAAGTCATCGTGATGTGCGCTTGGTGAATACTCTTGAAGATATTACTTTGATTATAGCTGCATTAGCAAATCCTGGTGATTATGTGGTTTTTCTCGGTGCAGGTAGCATTACACAGTGGGCTTATGCGCTACCTAAACAATTAGCGGAACTTAATAAAAATGGTAAATTTTCAACCAATTGA
- the murG gene encoding undecaprenyldiphospho-muramoylpentapeptide beta-N-acetylglucosaminyltransferase, with translation MTHKKKVIILVAGGTGGHLFPAEALSVELRQRGYDVHLATDERGKSFVRHFDKKHIHIMSSATLIRYHPFALMKTFWHLLKGICQSWVLFYKLRPVLVGGFGGYPTFPPVLIAALTRRVTFIHEQNAVMGRANRILAARVNAIAGGLLSANGVYAYKTFLTGNPVREAILKAAEIPYCTSTEKKPFHFLVFGGSQGASVFSKIVPEAIALLDNNIRKRLRIIQQVRGEVMDLVQIYRNMGVEAKVAPFFDNMAEHIAWSHFIMSRSGASTVCEIAVIGRPALLIPYPHALDHDQAENAAMLAATGAAQIIAEKDLNAQMLATLLTKACHEPHLLEKQALAAKKVGQPHATRVLANMAEALIAGWSLSDIRKELFNENAT, from the coding sequence ATGACGCATAAAAAAAAGGTTATTATTTTGGTTGCTGGTGGTACAGGTGGGCATCTTTTTCCTGCAGAGGCACTTTCTGTTGAATTAAGACAACGCGGATATGATGTTCATTTGGCAACAGATGAAAGAGGTAAGAGTTTTGTACGTCATTTTGATAAAAAACATATTCATATTATGTCATCAGCAACATTGATACGATATCATCCTTTTGCACTTATGAAAACGTTTTGGCATTTATTAAAAGGAATATGTCAGTCGTGGGTGCTTTTTTATAAATTACGTCCTGTTCTTGTAGGGGGGTTTGGTGGTTATCCTACCTTTCCACCAGTTTTGATTGCCGCCTTAACGAGACGTGTAACATTTATTCATGAGCAAAATGCTGTTATGGGCCGTGCTAATAGGATTTTAGCAGCTAGGGTCAATGCAATAGCAGGTGGTTTATTATCAGCTAATGGAGTTTATGCTTATAAAACGTTTCTTACAGGCAATCCTGTTCGTGAGGCTATTCTTAAAGCAGCAGAAATTCCTTATTGTACTTCTACAGAGAAAAAGCCATTTCATTTTTTAGTCTTTGGTGGTAGCCAAGGAGCTTCTGTTTTTTCAAAAATTGTTCCTGAAGCAATTGCTTTGCTTGATAATAATATCCGTAAACGTTTACGTATTATTCAGCAGGTTCGTGGTGAAGTGATGGATTTGGTACAAATTTATCGCAATATGGGGGTGGAAGCAAAAGTTGCTCCTTTTTTTGATAATATGGCTGAACATATTGCTTGGTCTCATTTCATTATGTCACGTTCTGGTGCTTCAACGGTTTGTGAAATAGCTGTTATTGGTAGGCCAGCTTTATTGATTCCGTATCCTCATGCTTTAGATCATGATCAAGCAGAAAATGCGGCAATGCTTGCTGCAACGGGAGCAGCTCAAATTATTGCCGAAAAAGATTTAAATGCACAAATGCTTGCTACTCTTTTAACGAAAGCTTGTCATGAACCCCACTTATTAGAAAAACAGGCGCTTGCTGCGAAAAAGGTTGGGCAACCTCATGCAACCAGAGTTCTTGCTAATATGGCTGAAGCTTTGATTGCAGGCTGGTCATTATCAGACATTAGAAAGGAGCTTTTTAATGAAAATGCCACTTGA
- a CDS encoding FtsW/RodA/SpoVE family cell cycle protein yields the protein MMITRANQDPIANWWWTIDRFIFAACLILMGIGVMLSFAASPAVAKKIGIEDSFYFVRWHIIFSILAFCTMVTISFFSPHNIRRLCILLLFATLVLMVATLLFGSELKGARRWISLFGFSLQASEFMKPAFVVVSAWLFSDQMKHYGKFRYMLSIALYAICCTLLVFQPDIGQTLLISATWGGLFFVAGVSFTIILFFVVLAVLGGFLAYFFVRHVRERIDGFLTGEGNTFQVDVGREAILNGGWFGQGPGEGTIKRIIPDSHTDFVFSVAAEEYGIIFCLLIMALFGFIVIRSLYIALNTRDSFTCFGITGMAIMIGLQSGINMAVNLHLIPPKGMTLPFISYGGSSMVAIAISMGILLSLTRRWPETRFSAFPPLIV from the coding sequence ATGATGATTACTCGTGCCAATCAAGATCCGATTGCTAATTGGTGGTGGACGATTGATCGCTTTATTTTTGCTGCTTGTCTGATCTTGATGGGGATTGGCGTTATGTTGTCTTTTGCAGCCAGTCCCGCTGTTGCGAAAAAAATAGGAATTGAGGATAGTTTTTATTTTGTTCGTTGGCATATCATTTTTAGTATCCTTGCGTTTTGTACTATGGTTACTATTTCTTTTTTTTCACCTCATAATATTCGTCGTTTATGCATTCTTTTGTTATTTGCTACACTTGTTCTTATGGTTGCGACTTTATTATTTGGTTCTGAGTTAAAAGGAGCACGGCGTTGGATTTCTTTGTTTGGTTTTTCTTTGCAAGCTTCAGAATTTATGAAGCCAGCGTTTGTAGTTGTGTCAGCTTGGTTGTTTTCAGATCAAATGAAACATTATGGTAAATTTCGCTATATGTTGTCTATTGCACTTTATGCTATTTGTTGCACACTTCTTGTTTTTCAGCCTGATATTGGTCAAACACTTTTGATTAGTGCAACATGGGGTGGTTTGTTTTTTGTTGCAGGTGTATCTTTTACTATTATTTTGTTCTTTGTTGTTTTAGCTGTTTTAGGAGGTTTTTTAGCTTATTTTTTTGTTCGCCATGTGCGCGAACGTATTGATGGTTTTTTGACAGGTGAAGGCAATACATTTCAGGTGGATGTGGGGCGTGAGGCTATTTTAAATGGTGGGTGGTTTGGTCAAGGACCAGGGGAGGGTACAATTAAGCGCATTATTCCTGATAGCCATACAGATTTTGTGTTTTCTGTTGCAGCTGAAGAATATGGTATTATCTTCTGTTTATTGATTATGGCCCTTTTTGGTTTTATTGTTATACGTTCACTTTATATAGCGTTGAATACGCGTGATTCATTTACGTGTTTTGGTATTACTGGCATGGCGATAATGATTGGTTTGCAATCGGGAATTAATATGGCAGTTAATCTTCATTTGATACCTCCAAAAGGTATGACATTGCCATTTATTTCTTATGGTGGTTCATCTATGGTAGCGATTGCTATTTCGATGGGTATTTTGCTTAGTTTAACACGCCGTTGGCCAGAAACGCGGTTTTCAGCTTTTCCTCCGCTTATTGTTTAG
- the murD gene encoding UDP-N-acetylmuramoyl-L-alanine--D-glutamate ligase codes for MIPVECYKGQKVALFGLGQSGLATAQALITGGAEVIGWDENPSSVEAACKKNIPTRDLRHEDWSEFVALILAPGVPLTHPKPHWTVDKARQAGIEIIGDIELFVRARNHFLCQHGFCDQDVPFIAITGTNGKSTTTTLLTHLLDKMGYDVQMGGNIGTAILTLKPFVKKRIYVIECSSFQIDLSPSLQPTVGLLLNLTPDHIDRHGSFTHYVQVKGRLVAKASHALVSIDDSACQVLYQQLINEGHQVKAISKEHCIDDGFYAEGTKLFSISHEQRCLLADLATITSLRGAHNVQNALMVLATLQVLKITDPHIERHLASYMGLAHRMQQVRKIGSVLFINDSKATNADASACALATFNDIFWIVGGQAKEGGISPLRGFFNKIRKAYLIGAAAEDFACTIGSSFPFSMSLILENAVREAAADATYAHAKEAVVLFSPACASYDQFKNYEIRGETFISLVRQLKENEL; via the coding sequence GTGATTCCAGTTGAATGTTATAAAGGTCAAAAAGTTGCTCTATTTGGGCTAGGGCAGTCGGGATTAGCTACGGCGCAAGCACTGATTACTGGTGGAGCTGAAGTGATTGGGTGGGATGAAAATCCTTCTAGTGTGGAAGCTGCTTGTAAAAAAAATATTCCCACCAGAGATCTTCGTCATGAGGATTGGTCAGAATTTGTTGCGTTGATTTTAGCGCCTGGGGTACCTTTAACTCATCCTAAACCTCATTGGACGGTTGATAAAGCACGTCAGGCAGGTATAGAAATTATTGGTGATATTGAACTATTTGTTCGTGCACGGAACCATTTTTTATGTCAACATGGTTTTTGTGATCAGGATGTGCCATTTATTGCTATTACAGGTACGAATGGTAAATCGACCACTACTACTTTGCTTACCCATCTTTTAGACAAAATGGGCTATGATGTGCAAATGGGAGGAAATATTGGAACTGCAATATTAACCCTTAAGCCATTTGTTAAAAAACGTATTTATGTTATTGAATGTTCATCATTTCAGATTGATCTAAGTCCTTCTCTTCAGCCTACAGTTGGTCTTTTGTTAAATTTAACACCTGATCACATTGACCGACACGGTAGCTTCACGCATTATGTGCAAGTCAAAGGGCGTTTAGTTGCTAAAGCTTCTCACGCTCTTGTTTCAATTGATGATTCTGCCTGTCAGGTTTTATATCAGCAACTTATAAATGAAGGTCATCAAGTTAAAGCAATTTCTAAGGAACACTGTATTGATGATGGTTTTTATGCAGAAGGAACAAAACTCTTTTCTATTAGCCATGAGCAGCGTTGTTTGCTTGCAGATCTTGCTACTATAACTTCGTTACGCGGTGCCCATAATGTGCAAAACGCTCTTATGGTTTTAGCAACATTGCAGGTGTTAAAAATTACTGATCCCCATATAGAGAGACATTTAGCAAGTTATATGGGACTTGCGCATCGTATGCAGCAGGTACGCAAAATTGGATCGGTTTTGTTTATCAATGATAGTAAAGCTACTAATGCGGATGCGTCAGCTTGCGCGCTTGCTACTTTTAACGATATTTTTTGGATTGTTGGAGGACAGGCAAAAGAAGGTGGCATTTCTCCCTTAAGAGGATTTTTTAATAAAATTCGTAAAGCTTATTTAATTGGTGCTGCTGCAGAGGATTTTGCCTGCACTATTGGTTCTTCTTTTCCTTTTTCAATGAGCTTAATTTTAGAAAATGCAGTGCGTGAAGCGGCTGCTGATGCAACTTATGCTCATGCTAAAGAAGCTGTAGTTTTGTTTTCGCCAGCTTGTGCAAGTTATGATCAATTCAAAAATTATGAAATACGTGGGGAGACTTTTATTTCTTTGGTTAGACAGTTGAAAGAAAACGAATTATAA
- the mraY gene encoding phospho-N-acetylmuramoyl-pentapeptide-transferase, producing MILLLSSLSDWLPGVNVFRYITFRTVLAMLTSGLIVFLFGPSIIASLKVRQGKGQPIRADGPQTHFKKAGTPTMGGLMILSGIVVSTLLWCNLSNIYLWVSLLVMLSFGIIGFYDDYLKVTKQTDKGFSGKARLGLEFLIATTASLIIVKAGSSGLALPFVKDYFINLGWFFVPFTACVIVGTGNAVNLTDGLDGLAIVPVMVAALSFALIAYLSGNINFADYLQIHYVPGTGELTVLLGAVVGAGLGFLWFNAPPAAIFMGDTGSLALGGLLGVVAVATKHEIVLGVIGGLFVLETLSVIIQVGWFKLTRKRVFLMAPIHHHFEKKGWTESQVVVRFWIISIVLALIGLSTLKLR from the coding sequence ATGATTTTGTTACTTTCTTCGTTGAGTGATTGGCTTCCAGGCGTTAATGTTTTTCGTTATATTACTTTTCGTACTGTGTTAGCTATGCTAACATCAGGTTTAATTGTTTTTTTGTTTGGCCCTAGTATTATTGCCTCTCTTAAAGTGCGGCAAGGAAAGGGGCAACCAATTCGAGCTGATGGTCCTCAAACTCATTTTAAAAAAGCTGGAACACCTACTATGGGTGGATTAATGATTTTGAGCGGCATTGTGGTGTCGACGCTTCTGTGGTGTAATTTATCAAACATTTATCTTTGGGTATCACTGTTAGTTATGCTTTCTTTTGGGATAATTGGTTTTTATGATGATTATCTTAAAGTGACAAAACAAACAGACAAGGGGTTTTCCGGTAAAGCACGGTTGGGTTTGGAGTTTTTAATTGCGACAACTGCTTCTTTGATTATTGTGAAAGCCGGTTCGTCGGGATTGGCTTTACCTTTTGTAAAAGACTATTTTATTAATTTAGGTTGGTTTTTTGTTCCTTTTACTGCTTGTGTTATAGTAGGGACCGGTAATGCGGTTAATTTAACGGATGGTCTTGATGGTCTTGCGATTGTTCCTGTAATGGTAGCTGCTTTATCATTTGCATTAATTGCTTATTTGTCTGGTAATATAAATTTTGCTGATTATTTACAAATCCACTATGTGCCTGGAACTGGAGAATTGACTGTTTTATTAGGAGCAGTTGTGGGGGCTGGTCTTGGCTTTTTATGGTTTAATGCTCCTCCAGCGGCTATTTTTATGGGTGATACTGGTTCATTGGCACTTGGAGGGTTGTTAGGTGTTGTTGCCGTAGCGACAAAGCATGAAATTGTTTTAGGTGTTATCGGTGGACTTTTTGTTTTAGAAACGCTTTCGGTTATCATCCAGGTAGGTTGGTTTAAATTGACGAGAAAGCGTGTATTCCTTATGGCACCAATTCATCATCATTTTGAAAAAAAGGGGTGGACTGAAAGTCAGGTTGTGGTGCGCTTTTGGATTATTTCAATTGTTTTAGCATTGATTGGTCTTTCAACACTTAAATTGAGATAA
- a CDS encoding UDP-N-acetylmuramoylalanyl-D-glutamyl-2,6-diaminopimelate--D-alanyl-D-alanine ligase, with protein sequence MTVLWDKQTLLSVMNGLSIGRLPETFSGISIDSRSLIEGDIFFCIKGNSLDGHDFAAQAYAKGAGVLVVAQNRLVEMKKLAAPLIVVPDVLKALEKLAQAARERSKAKIIAITGSVGKTTTKEALKQALKTVGKVYANPGSFNNCWGVPLTLARMPADSDYGIFEIGMNHKNEIRPLVKLVRPHVALITHIAAGHIGFFKNLEEIADAKAEIFEGLNDKGVALLNADSHFFSHLVQKAEQCGVKKILSFGESKDADYQAKEIHLLTDYSCMTMHFSDQDIIIKIGSPGRHIVQNILSVLAVCDVVGADLARVSFALSCFSLPKGRGNRYRLSLPNGGEFHLIDESYNANPASMRAALDLLAMGPVGIRGRKIAVLGDMLELGIYSEKLHRDLVKPICISGANPVFLVGKAMKFLANELSSYVKVHYSEHIEELVPLILKEISEGDLIMIKSSHSVGLSRIVEDLLDRYKKHLYNFTGFFYYDFVTFFVE encoded by the coding sequence ATGACAGTTTTATGGGATAAGCAGACACTTCTTTCTGTTATGAATGGTCTATCAATTGGACGCTTGCCAGAGACTTTTTCTGGGATTTCTATTGATAGCAGATCTCTTATAGAGGGCGATATTTTTTTCTGTATTAAGGGTAATAGTCTAGACGGTCATGATTTTGCTGCACAAGCTTATGCAAAAGGTGCTGGAGTTCTTGTGGTTGCCCAAAATCGTTTGGTTGAAATGAAAAAATTGGCTGCTCCATTGATTGTGGTTCCCGATGTTTTAAAAGCGTTAGAAAAACTTGCGCAAGCAGCACGTGAGCGTTCAAAAGCTAAAATTATAGCTATCACAGGTTCTGTTGGAAAAACAACAACAAAAGAAGCTCTTAAACAAGCACTTAAAACTGTTGGAAAGGTTTATGCCAATCCTGGTTCTTTCAACAATTGTTGGGGTGTCCCTTTAACTTTGGCGCGTATGCCTGCGGATAGTGATTATGGTATATTTGAAATTGGAATGAATCATAAGAATGAAATTCGCCCTTTGGTAAAGTTAGTTCGCCCACATGTAGCTTTGATTACTCATATTGCTGCTGGACATATAGGTTTTTTTAAAAATCTTGAAGAAATTGCAGATGCAAAAGCTGAAATTTTTGAAGGACTGAATGATAAAGGTGTAGCTCTTTTAAATGCGGATAGTCATTTTTTTTCTCATTTGGTTCAAAAAGCAGAACAATGTGGCGTAAAAAAAATCTTGAGTTTTGGGGAATCGAAGGATGCTGATTACCAAGCAAAAGAGATTCATCTTTTGACAGATTATTCTTGTATGACTATGCATTTTTCTGACCAAGATATAATCATTAAAATTGGTTCTCCTGGGCGACACATTGTACAAAATATTTTGAGTGTTTTAGCAGTTTGTGATGTGGTTGGTGCTGATTTAGCACGTGTTTCATTTGCTTTAAGTTGTTTTTCTCTTCCCAAAGGTAGAGGTAACCGCTATCGACTATCTTTACCAAATGGAGGAGAATTTCATTTAATTGATGAAAGTTATAATGCCAATCCTGCTTCTATGCGTGCTGCCCTTGATCTTCTTGCTATGGGGCCGGTCGGTATACGTGGTCGGAAAATAGCAGTTTTGGGTGATATGCTTGAGTTAGGAATTTATAGTGAAAAGCTTCATCGTGATCTGGTAAAGCCAATATGTATTTCTGGTGCTAATCCGGTTTTTTTGGTTGGAAAAGCAATGAAATTTTTAGCTAATGAGCTTTCTAGTTATGTCAAAGTTCATTACTCTGAACATATTGAAGAACTTGTACCGCTTATTTTAAAAGAAATTTCAGAAGGCGATCTTATTATGATTAAATCATCTCATAGTGTTGGTCTATCGCGTATTGTTGAGGATCTTCTTGATCGCTATAAAAAACATCTTTATAATTTTACCGGGTTTTTTTACTATGATTTTGTTACTTTCTTCGTTGAGTGA